Proteins from a genomic interval of Sphingomonas sp. Y38-1Y:
- a CDS encoding Gfo/Idh/MocA family oxidoreductase: protein MARLRMGMIGGGPGAFIGPVHRIAAELDREIELVAGVFSSDADRSRAGGEAYRIDPARAYPSIEAMFAGEKARTDGIDFVAIVSPNHHHLPAARAALQAGYPVLSDKPMTATFAEAKELGGVVAEAGLPYGLSYTYSGYPLVREARARVAAGAIGSVRKVVAEYPQGWLAGEATGKQAEWRVDPARSGAGGCIGDIGVHAFHLAEFISGLGVTEILADLAAVVPDRALDDDCSVLLRFENGARGVLLASQIEVGELNGLRIRLYGDKGGIVWRQETPNELTIHSIDGSTQVIRAGDAAIGPDARAATRTPGGHPEGYLEAFANLYRDFAKQLRGEPGSLIPGIDDGLRGMAFIDTAVRASADRAGWTALKV, encoded by the coding sequence ATGGCGCGGTTGCGCATGGGAATGATCGGCGGCGGACCGGGGGCGTTCATCGGCCCCGTCCACCGCATCGCAGCGGAACTCGATCGGGAGATCGAGCTGGTGGCCGGGGTCTTCTCGTCCGACGCGGATCGCTCGCGGGCGGGGGGCGAGGCGTATCGCATCGACCCGGCGCGCGCCTATCCCTCGATCGAGGCGATGTTCGCGGGCGAGAAGGCGCGGACCGACGGCATCGATTTCGTCGCGATCGTCAGCCCCAACCACCACCATCTGCCCGCCGCGCGCGCCGCGCTCCAGGCGGGGTATCCGGTGCTCAGCGACAAGCCGATGACCGCGACCTTTGCCGAGGCGAAGGAGCTGGGCGGCGTGGTGGCGGAAGCGGGGCTGCCCTATGGCCTCAGCTACACCTATTCCGGCTATCCGCTGGTCCGCGAAGCGCGCGCGCGCGTCGCCGCGGGCGCGATTGGTAGCGTTCGCAAGGTCGTCGCCGAATATCCGCAGGGTTGGCTTGCGGGCGAGGCGACCGGCAAGCAGGCCGAGTGGCGCGTCGACCCCGCGCGATCGGGTGCGGGCGGCTGTATCGGCGACATCGGCGTCCACGCCTTCCACCTGGCCGAGTTCATCTCCGGCCTTGGCGTGACCGAGATCCTGGCGGACTTGGCGGCCGTGGTCCCGGACCGCGCGCTCGACGACGATTGCAGCGTGCTGCTCCGCTTCGAAAATGGCGCGCGCGGCGTGCTGCTCGCCAGCCAGATCGAGGTGGGCGAGCTCAACGGCCTGCGCATCCGCCTCTATGGCGACAAGGGCGGGATCGTCTGGCGGCAGGAAACGCCGAACGAGCTGACGATCCACTCGATCGACGGATCCACCCAGGTGATCCGCGCCGGCGATGCCGCGATCGGTCCCGATGCGCGTGCCGCGACGCGCACGCCCGGCGGCCATCCCGAAGGCTATCTGGAGGCGTTCGCCAACCTCTATCGCGACTTCGCCAAGCAATTGCGTGGTGAGCCCGGCTCGCTGATCCCCGGCATCGACGACGGGCTTCGCGGCATGGCGTTCATCGACACCGCCGTCCGGGCCAGCGCCGACCGCGCCGGCTGGACCGCGCTCAAGGTTTGA